Part of the Diabrotica virgifera virgifera chromosome 6, PGI_DIABVI_V3a genome, gtctagcaacaatattattacaacgatattgtcaatgaataaggctgtaacgtggtaaaaaatcacttaaatcggacaacaggtttaggaaattcgaaacatcaaaaatgaccaaatttttagtggattgatttttttgcaccgcagtgtatgtatctactttttttttaccaccaaaagagttttttaatatactaatttgattcattgtcaataaataaattaaacgtagaaaataatcaaaatattatttatatacctACGACACCCAGGGCCACGACGCactaataattttacaaattcaaaaatatagtagagtataaacacaaatatacaatacagtagtagataataaacacaatagcggcaagcgaacgcgtaaagaaactagaaatagatctaaaacattgtatcttaagatctactaacttccttttcgagatttcgagcctggcacgaAGAGTCCCATTTAAACGTgtattaaaagtgcaataccgctctatctctgtcacttacataggaTGCTCataaaatctttctcttttctggcGAGCCACTATGACTTTCGGCACCGGGATCTTCATCTcttatccggtcagctgtgggtggccagagtcggtgGATAGATTTGCATTacgctacacagttgccagattttatattatttatgaaaataaagataaataatcacaaaaaaaattaacaggcattaagatgtttttaagataaaaaatatgtttctgcatagttagcaaggtagtgccatggctctatggcactacctcacgggccgccactgggtaacaccacaactcgaacgcttctaatttgttaagattcttcatttttgttgtcCATACCCCATACTCCCAGATTTATAAGTACTTAATAATTTTTGTTGTTGTAGATGATACCGAAGACGCAATTGTTGTTCGTGGATGTGCCTTAGATAGCGGAACCTTAACTACTGATACTGAAATTGTCAGAATGTCGCATTGTGGCAGCTTCTATTATGAAAATAGGTATAACACACGAAATTTTCAAGCTTGAAATAACGTGTAATTTTTTTAGGTACGTAAGAGGTTGCGTGCAAAGCTGTAATGACGCGGACGGCTGCAATAAAGGTGCTCAAGAGAAACTTAACTCATGGACAATATTATTATCTATGTTTCTCGCAAAAGTCTATCCATTATGTTATAAATTatacactttttaaataaaataatttaagttttaACATAAATTTTATAATGCTTTAAAAATGTGCCTCCTTCGGGTTTTTTGGTCTTCTtttcctactccttccaggaatcttcAAACGTCTTGACATTGAACATGACTAAACAACCTTAATATATGCTCTCATATTTTGGCATTAATTGGTGACACACTAGACTTCCCTCAATATACTCAttcttaattttatccttttttgtcactccaatTATTCATCTAAACATTCTCATTTCCACTCATTCTTGTTCCTATTTGTTTTTAACTGCTCAACATCCAGTTTCGTTTGAGAATGTAGGACCGAGctttggtgcaatcctactttcacattaAAATTATCAGTCGCtctcacacctgtcctaacacctAACACTAATTGTTACTACCTcgtacatatctctcacaatctttacatattcaccgggATCTCTTTTATTCTTGAGTGCAGAATCTCTCTAGGAGATCTATCATTATGCCttttcaagatcaatgaataccatatgagcgtttgtttctttattcctctatttttgcatcaattgtttttataatgaaaattgcatctacTGCTGATCTGCCCTGCATGAAGCCAAACTGAATATCAGATATTTAGGTTTCTTCATaatatccgtctatcaattactctatcccatattttcatggtgtgactaaaTAGTTTTATGGCCGCTTATTCTGTACATTGTGCATTGTAGTTTTTGTAAACAAGTACTAATACACACGAACTTTCATAATTCTAAAGACTAATTTTTCAatctaatgttgttc contains:
- the LOC126886760 gene encoding uncharacterized protein LOC126886760, coding for MIKLLLAFHLLHTAFVYSIDCFKCISVNNDFVPCEDPFHHNFTNDIYQSPCMGGKKGRDGLFPATSCIKIAGIFDDTEDAIVVRGCALDSGTLTTDTEIVRMSHCGSFYYENRYVRGCVQSCNDADGCNKGAQEKLNSWTILLSMFLAKVYPLCYKLYTF